One genomic segment of Arcobacter porcinus includes these proteins:
- a CDS encoding M48 family metallopeptidase, with product MIFTLFLNDNLVNVELLNKNHIKHCYLRVIKKDLIQIKANKYFTLSDAKKLIEEKKDWLSKNLEKKEEKELNEDEFMLLGEKRLKKDYKIKNIDTFYKDICKIYIPKFIEKYQVLMNLHPTKISYRKNRRTWGSCNYKNELNFNINLAKYPLNIMEYIVIHELSHIKHKNHSKDFWALVKEFSPNYKEIEKEFKSLL from the coding sequence GTGATTTTTACACTATTTTTAAATGATAATCTTGTAAATGTTGAGCTTTTAAATAAAAATCATATAAAGCATTGTTATTTAAGAGTAATAAAAAAAGATTTAATCCAAATAAAGGCAAATAAATATTTTACTTTAAGTGATGCAAAAAAATTAATTGAAGAAAAAAAAGATTGGTTGAGTAAAAACTTAGAAAAAAAAGAAGAAAAAGAGCTAAATGAAGATGAATTTATGCTTTTAGGTGAAAAGAGATTAAAAAAAGATTATAAAATAAAAAATATTGATACTTTTTATAAAGATATTTGCAAAATTTATATCCCAAAATTTATTGAAAAATATCAAGTATTGATGAATCTACATCCTACAAAAATATCTTATAGAAAAAATAGAAGAACTTGGGGTTCTTGCAACTATAAAAATGAACTAAACTTTAATATAAATTTAGCAAAATATCCTCTGAATATAATGGAATATATTGTAATTCACGAACTATCTCATATAAAACATAAAAATCATTCAAAAGATTTTTGGGCTTTAGTAAAAGAGTTTTCTCCAAATTATAAAGAGATAGAAAAAGAGTTTAAATCTCTTTTATAA
- a CDS encoding L-aspartate oxidase: MIYDYIIIGSGVAGLNASRLIPKDKKVLILSKMLPWNSNTFWAQGGIASAKDENDIALHIEDTIKAGAFYNNIKAVEILSKESINAIKDLIDNGMNFDKNSDGSLNYTKEAAHSTNRILHTGDATGRELHHFLLQNIKAELICEASVCDLLLEDDICYGVSYFTKTKEQKTVYAHNTIIASGGFGSIYQYHTNSTAVCGEMQGLAKLKGIKLKDMNFTQFHPTVLKGTTFARKPLLSESLRGEGAHIVDENNKRFLFDYHKDGELAPRDVVSRSIYDYNKKTGLEIYLSFDNFEKNAFKKRFPNIYLNLKELGYSLPFEKVPISPAFHYSMGGVEVDLETRVLGYKNLFAIGEVACMGLHGANRLASNSLLEGLVFSKIAVFNSLKENFKIDIDNYKNGIEQFIKTKEIDKEIKNSLREIMWNSAGIIRDKNDLKDAISKIDNFLNQDIGRMLQLRLLCAKEVLIEAKSMEKSLGAHFIKEN; the protein is encoded by the coding sequence ATGATTTATGATTATATAATTATTGGTTCAGGAGTAGCTGGATTAAATGCTTCAAGATTAATTCCAAAAGATAAAAAGGTACTTATTTTATCAAAAATGCTTCCTTGGAACTCAAATACTTTTTGGGCTCAAGGTGGAATTGCTAGTGCAAAAGATGAAAACGACATAGCTTTACATATAGAAGATACTATTAAAGCTGGTGCTTTTTATAACAATATAAAAGCCGTAGAAATTTTAAGTAAAGAGTCAATAAATGCTATAAAAGATTTAATCGATAATGGTATGAATTTTGATAAAAACAGCGATGGAAGTTTGAACTATACAAAAGAAGCTGCACATAGTACAAATAGAATTTTACATACAGGCGATGCAACTGGAAGAGAACTTCATCATTTTTTACTTCAAAATATTAAAGCTGAATTAATTTGTGAAGCAAGTGTTTGTGATCTTCTTTTAGAAGATGATATTTGTTATGGAGTATCTTATTTTACAAAAACAAAAGAGCAAAAAACAGTTTATGCACACAATACCATAATAGCAAGTGGTGGTTTTGGCTCTATTTATCAATATCACACAAACTCTACTGCCGTTTGTGGAGAGATGCAAGGTTTAGCAAAATTAAAAGGTATAAAACTAAAGGATATGAATTTTACACAATTTCATCCAACAGTTTTAAAAGGTACAACTTTTGCAAGAAAACCTTTGCTTTCAGAATCATTAAGAGGTGAAGGTGCTCATATAGTTGATGAAAACAATAAAAGATTTTTATTTGATTATCATAAAGATGGAGAATTAGCTCCAAGAGATGTTGTAAGCCGTTCGATTTATGATTACAACAAAAAAACAGGACTTGAAATTTATCTATCATTTGATAATTTTGAGAAAAATGCTTTTAAAAAAAGATTTCCTAATATATATTTAAATCTCAAAGAGCTAGGTTATAGTTTACCTTTTGAAAAAGTTCCAATAAGTCCAGCTTTTCATTATAGTATGGGTGGAGTAGAGGTAGATTTAGAGACTCGAGTTTTAGGATATAAAAATCTTTTTGCTATTGGAGAGGTTGCTTGTATGGGACTTCATGGAGCAAATAGATTGGCTTCAAACTCTTTACTTGAAGGTTTGGTTTTCTCTAAAATAGCTGTTTTTAACTCTTTAAAAGAGAATTTCAAAATAGATATAGATAACTATAAAAATGGTATTGAACAATTTATAAAAACTAAAGAGATTGATAAAGAGATCAAAAATAGTTTAAGAGAAATTATGTGGAACAGTGCTGGAATTATAAGAGATAAAAATGATTTAAAAGATGCAATTTCAAAAATTGATAACTTTTTAAATCAAGATATTGGAAGAATGTTACAATTAAGACTGCTTTGTGCTAAAGAGGTTTTGATTGAAGCTAAGAGTATGGAAAAATCTTTGGGTGCACATTTTATAAAAGAAAATTAA
- the guaA gene encoding glutamine-hydrolyzing GMP synthase, whose translation MKHVPIVVLDFGSQYTQIIARKLRENGVYSEIVPYNESIEDIMARTPKGIILSGGPASVYASDAYHPDSTIFDLGLPILGICYGMQLISQHFGGSVIPATSHEYGKAKLDFVVENDIFKDTPNGQTVWMSHGDRVEDIPNGFSKIATSENSPFAAIADTNRNIYAFQFHPEVYHSEHGSKLLKNFAKYICGCESTWNMGSFAKEQIAKIKNQVGNKKVLCAVSGGVDSSVVATLLFEAIGNQVIPVFVDNGLLRANEREQVETIFKSRGIDLITIDASEKFLTKLAGVTDPETKRKIIGETFIEVFDVEAKKHEGVEFLAQGTLYTDVIESVSVKGPSKTIKSHHNVGGLPDWMKFELVEPLREIFKDEVRELGLELGLPRNMINRHPFPGPGLAIRVMGDVNKPDLDLLRKADVILLDVLHSTGYYEKTWQAFTVLLNVKSVGVMGDNRTYDNTVCVRIVDATDGMTATFSHIPHEILETISRRIINEVNGINRVVYDISSKPPATIEWE comes from the coding sequence ATGAAACATGTACCAATAGTTGTATTAGATTTTGGTAGTCAATATACACAAATTATAGCTAGGAAGCTAAGAGAAAATGGAGTATATTCTGAAATTGTTCCTTATAATGAATCAATTGAAGATATTATGGCAAGAACACCAAAAGGAATAATTCTTTCAGGTGGACCAGCTTCTGTTTATGCAAGTGATGCTTATCATCCAGATAGTACAATTTTTGACTTAGGTCTTCCAATTTTAGGAATTTGCTATGGAATGCAACTTATTTCTCAACATTTTGGAGGAAGTGTAATTCCAGCAACAAGCCATGAATACGGAAAAGCTAAATTAGATTTTGTTGTTGAAAATGATATTTTCAAAGATACTCCAAATGGTCAAACAGTTTGGATGAGCCACGGAGATAGAGTTGAAGATATTCCAAATGGATTTTCAAAAATTGCAACAAGCGAAAATTCTCCATTTGCAGCAATAGCAGATACAAATAGAAATATCTATGCATTTCAATTTCACCCTGAAGTTTATCACTCTGAGCACGGTTCAAAACTTCTTAAAAACTTTGCAAAATATATTTGTGGATGTGAAAGCACTTGGAATATGGGAAGTTTTGCAAAAGAACAAATAGCAAAAATCAAAAATCAAGTAGGAAATAAAAAAGTTTTATGTGCTGTTTCAGGTGGAGTTGATAGCTCTGTTGTTGCAACACTTCTATTTGAAGCAATTGGAAATCAAGTTATTCCTGTTTTTGTAGATAATGGTCTTTTAAGAGCAAATGAGAGAGAACAAGTTGAAACTATTTTTAAATCAAGAGGAATTGATTTAATAACTATTGATGCAAGTGAAAAATTCTTAACAAAACTTGCAGGTGTTACTGATCCTGAAACAAAAAGAAAAATCATTGGTGAAACATTTATTGAAGTTTTTGATGTTGAAGCAAAAAAACACGAAGGTGTTGAGTTTTTGGCTCAAGGAACACTTTATACAGATGTTATTGAATCTGTTTCAGTTAAAGGTCCTTCAAAAACTATAAAATCTCATCACAATGTTGGTGGACTTCCTGATTGGATGAAATTCGAACTTGTTGAACCTTTAAGAGAGATTTTTAAAGATGAAGTAAGAGAACTTGGACTTGAGCTTGGACTTCCAAGAAATATGATAAATAGACATCCATTTCCTGGACCTGGACTTGCTATTAGAGTTATGGGAGATGTAAATAAGCCTGATTTAGATCTTTTAAGAAAAGCTGATGTTATTTTACTAGATGTTTTACACTCAACTGGATACTATGAAAAGACTTGGCAAGCATTTACAGTGCTTCTAAATGTAAAATCAGTTGGAGTTATGGGTGATAATAGAACTTATGATAACACTGTTTGTGTAAGAATTGTTGATGCAACAGATGGTATGACTGCAACATTCTCTCACATTCCTCACGAAATTCTTGAAACAATTTCAAGAAGAATTATAAATGAAGTAAATGGAATAAACAGAGTAGTTTATGATATCTCTTCAAAACCACCTGCAACTATTGAGTGGGAATAA
- a CDS encoding type II toxin-antitoxin system PemK/MazF family toxin: MVKKYIPKKGDLVILSFDPSSGHEQKGRRPALIISNELFNKALGLAIACPITNTDRNFPFHIKLEAENLKGFIMTEQIKSIDFNARKVKFVEKVDENTLNQVLGITKSIIF; this comes from the coding sequence GTGGTAAAAAAATATATTCCTAAAAAAGGTGATTTGGTAATACTCTCTTTTGATCCATCATCAGGACATGAACAAAAAGGTCGAAGACCAGCACTCATTATAAGTAATGAACTTTTTAATAAAGCATTAGGCTTAGCAATAGCTTGTCCAATTACAAATACAGATAGAAACTTCCCTTTTCATATAAAACTAGAAGCCGAAAATCTAAAAGGTTTTATAATGACTGAACAAATTAAATCCATAGATTTTAATGCAAGAAAAGTAAAGTTTGTGGAAAAAGTCGATGAAAATACATTAAATCAAGTTTTAGGAATTACTAAAAGTATAATTTTCTAA
- a CDS encoding AbrB/MazE/SpoVT family DNA-binding domain-containing protein produces the protein MTAKISKWGNSQGLRMPKDIMETLELKVGDDVRITLTDGKVILEPIKKDILNYDLKELISKIPNDYKVIEEFDKVIGKEEW, from the coding sequence ATGACTGCTAAAATTTCAAAATGGGGTAATTCACAAGGTCTTAGAATGCCAAAAGATATTATGGAAACTTTAGAACTTAAAGTAGGAGATGATGTTAGAATAACTCTTACAGATGGAAAAGTGATTCTAGAACCAATAAAAAAAGATATTTTAAATTATGATTTAAAAGAATTAATTTCAAAAATACCAAATGACTATAAAGTTATTGAAGAGTTTGATAAAGTTATAGGAAAAGAAGAGTGGTAA
- a CDS encoding protein adenylyltransferase SelO family protein, producing MKNIDKKYIQIFEEFLELSDYSFVNSLNPDPDSKNNYDNKFSREVFSGHYVEVEPTAIKEPIYISHSKEFFDELGFDEKLIDSDDFIKMFSADISNIKNKDKIKTWATGYALSIYGREYYAQCPFQTGNAYGDGRAISVFEAIINGKRWEFQLKGAGKTPYCRGADGRAVLRSSIREFLAQEHMNALNIPTSRSLTLFTSKKEQVRRTWFKDKSYSYDPELMINEDVAISTRIASSFLRVGQIELFARRARKNEHKNALKELEMIVLHLIEREYKKEIDKDLALEDKILLLAGKFQDRVISLVVNWIRVGFCQGNFNSDNCAAGGFTLDYGPFGFMEMFDPKYQSWTGGGVHFSFLNQPRAAEKNFRSFCSSLKPLINSNKEYLEKLENIENGFLNIMQDKIENMWASKLGLESFDFKLFEELVNLMIETKVDYTIFFRELSNIPKEVLDLEKSFYDKLDENLKNRWQKWFESWKTKINIEDEESKENLIKNMKAINPKYVLREWHLVWAYKEAQKENYESLKELEKIMIKPYEEQSKDIEEKYYSKKPKEYFGIAGVSHVSCSS from the coding sequence ATGAAAAATATAGATAAAAAATATATACAAATATTTGAAGAGTTTTTAGAATTGAGTGATTATTCTTTTGTAAATAGTTTAAATCCTGATCCAGATAGTAAAAATAATTATGATAATAAATTTTCAAGAGAGGTTTTTTCAGGACATTATGTAGAAGTAGAACCAACAGCTATAAAAGAGCCAATATATATTTCACATAGTAAAGAATTTTTTGATGAGTTAGGATTTGATGAAAAATTAATAGATTCAGATGATTTTATAAAAATGTTTTCAGCAGATATTTCAAATATAAAAAATAAAGATAAGATAAAAACTTGGGCAACTGGATATGCATTATCTATATATGGTCGTGAATATTATGCTCAGTGTCCTTTTCAAACTGGAAATGCTTATGGAGATGGAAGAGCAATATCTGTTTTTGAAGCTATTATAAATGGTAAAAGATGGGAATTTCAGCTTAAAGGTGCTGGAAAAACTCCATATTGTAGAGGTGCTGATGGAAGAGCTGTTTTAAGATCAAGTATTAGAGAATTTTTGGCTCAAGAACATATGAATGCTTTAAATATTCCTACTTCTAGGTCATTAACTTTGTTTACAAGTAAAAAAGAGCAAGTAAGAAGAACTTGGTTTAAAGATAAGTCATATTCGTATGATCCTGAACTTATGATAAATGAAGATGTTGCAATAAGTACAAGAATTGCATCTTCATTTTTAAGAGTAGGGCAGATAGAACTTTTTGCTAGACGAGCTAGAAAGAATGAACATAAAAATGCTTTAAAAGAGCTAGAGATGATTGTTTTACATTTGATTGAAAGAGAATATAAAAAAGAGATAGATAAAGATTTGGCTTTAGAAGATAAGATTTTATTACTTGCAGGTAAGTTTCAAGATAGAGTTATATCTTTAGTTGTAAATTGGATAAGAGTTGGATTTTGTCAAGGAAATTTCAATAGTGATAATTGTGCAGCTGGTGGTTTTACACTTGATTATGGACCATTTGGCTTTATGGAGATGTTTGATCCAAAATATCAATCATGGACAGGTGGAGGAGTACATTTTTCATTTCTAAATCAGCCAAGAGCTGCAGAAAAAAACTTTAGATCTTTTTGTAGTTCTTTAAAACCTTTGATTAATTCAAATAAAGAGTATTTAGAAAAGCTTGAAAATATAGAAAATGGCTTTTTAAATATTATGCAAGATAAAATAGAAAATATGTGGGCAAGTAAACTAGGGCTTGAAAGTTTTGATTTTAAACTTTTTGAAGAGCTTGTAAATCTTATGATTGAAACAAAAGTTGATTACACAATATTTTTTAGAGAGTTATCAAATATTCCTAAGGAAGTTTTAGATTTAGAAAAAAGTTTTTATGATAAATTAGATGAAAATTTAAAAAATAGATGGCAAAAGTGGTTTGAATCTTGGAAAACAAAAATTAATATAGAAGATGAAGAATCGAAAGAAAATCTTATTAAAAATATGAAAGCTATAAATCCAAAATATGTTTTAAGAGAGTGGCATTTAGTTTGGGCATATAAAGAAGCCCAAAAAGAAAATTATGAATCTTTAAAAGAGTTAGAAAAAATTATGATAAAACCATATGAAGAACAAAGTAAAGATATTGAAGAGAAATACTATTCTAAAAAACCAAAAGAGTATTTTGGAATAGCTGGGGTTTCTCATGTAAGCTGTTCATCTTAA
- a CDS encoding M99 family carboxypeptidase catalytic domain-containing protein yields MRALLIITFLLTNLFSANKEFTLYKKGPEVNDGNTLLIIGGIHGDEPGGYFSPSFLIEHYKITKGNIWVSPSVNIDSMVANVRGKYKDMNRKFSTISKDDPDLENVNRIKELILDPKVDLILNLHDGHGFYRNTYENAIFNPRAWGQATIIDQKQIHSLEKFGNLDEIASRVRDNLNGDKLFKEYHYFGVKNTETKAKDEQQQLSLTFFSVTNNKPAFAIETSKNITDLTHKVIYQLKSIEEFMKIMDIEYERDFDINSYEEVKKLLFDYKYVTINENIKLNLNNIRPVLRYVPMKKSGNIFEFDYPIGEVKFQNGAYRLFIGNKLVSSFFPQYFDLNDIEEKIEFEIDGKIVEAVFGDIIKVKENFKVIKSISRVNVIGFHIDGLESEDDILLSRKDIVKSFSIDKAQNSYRVEFYNDNNEFEGMITVEFID; encoded by the coding sequence ATGAGAGCTCTTCTTATTATTACATTTTTACTAACTAATCTTTTTTCAGCAAATAAAGAGTTTACTCTATATAAAAAAGGTCCAGAGGTAAATGATGGAAATACTTTATTAATAATTGGTGGAATTCATGGTGATGAACCAGGTGGATATTTTTCTCCATCATTTTTGATTGAACACTATAAAATCACAAAAGGTAATATTTGGGTATCTCCTAGCGTAAATATTGATAGTATGGTTGCAAATGTTCGTGGTAAATATAAAGATATGAATAGAAAATTTAGCACTATTTCTAAAGATGATCCAGATTTAGAAAATGTAAATAGAATAAAAGAGCTAATTTTAGATCCAAAAGTTGATTTGATTTTAAATCTTCACGATGGACATGGTTTTTATAGAAATACTTATGAAAATGCAATTTTCAATCCTAGAGCTTGGGGACAAGCAACAATTATTGATCAAAAACAGATCCACTCTTTAGAAAAGTTTGGAAATCTTGATGAAATTGCAAGTAGAGTAAGAGACAATTTAAATGGAGATAAACTATTTAAAGAGTACCACTATTTTGGAGTAAAAAACACTGAAACAAAAGCAAAAGATGAACAACAACAACTATCTTTAACTTTTTTCTCTGTTACAAACAATAAACCTGCTTTTGCTATTGAAACAAGTAAAAACATTACAGATTTGACTCATAAAGTTATCTATCAACTTAAATCTATTGAAGAGTTTATGAAAATTATGGATATAGAGTATGAAAGAGATTTTGATATAAACTCTTATGAAGAGGTAAAAAAATTACTTTTTGACTATAAATATGTAACAATTAATGAAAATATAAAATTAAATTTAAATAATATAAGACCTGTTTTAAGATATGTTCCTATGAAAAAAAGTGGAAATATTTTTGAATTTGATTATCCTATTGGTGAAGTAAAGTTCCAAAATGGTGCATATAGATTATTTATTGGAAATAAATTAGTAAGCTCTTTTTTCCCTCAATATTTTGATTTAAATGATATTGAAGAAAAAATTGAGTTTGAAATTGATGGAAAAATAGTAGAAGCTGTTTTTGGAGATATTATCAAAGTTAAAGAGAATTTTAAAGTCATAAAATCTATTTCAAGAGTAAATGTTATAGGTTTTCATATTGATGGTTTAGAAAGTGAAGATGATATTTTATTAAGTAGAAAAGATATTGTAAAAAGCTTCTCAATAGATAAAGCTCAAAATAGTTATAGAGTAGAATTTTATAATGATAATAATGAATTTGAAGGTATGATTACAGTAGAATTTATAGATTAA
- a CDS encoding YgaP family membrane protein, with product MSTFDKIKAFCRPFRIVLGLVLIAIGIYTGITWFYLGIIPLVVGIVNFCPLCLLTKKCELKNKKD from the coding sequence ATGAGTACATTTGATAAAATAAAAGCATTTTGTAGACCATTTAGAATAGTTTTAGGATTAGTTTTAATAGCAATTGGAATTTATACTGGAATCACATGGTTCTATTTAGGGATTATTCCACTTGTTGTTGGAATTGTTAATTTCTGTCCACTATGTCTTCTTACAAAAAAATGTGAGCTTAAAAATAAAAAAGATTAG
- a CDS encoding alpha/beta fold hydrolase has translation MKEKIYFIPGLMTDNRLWSRTIPLLEDSFDIIHLAIPNSTNFDEIIDILDKKMESGKINILGFSLGGYIASYFTCKKPNRVKRLFTVSATPGTTSKIEIERREKKLNDFQDSKEFGLEFEKAVMLLEEQNQNDLKLVNIMINMFNELGRDTFITQLKSTFNRVDLFDCLKDKEIPIHMLFSTNDRLLDNQALNKLFNQKHNLKLISREGTSHNIPLEFPELFASSVKNWMKF, from the coding sequence ATGAAAGAGAAGATATATTTTATTCCAGGTCTTATGACAGATAATAGACTTTGGAGCAGGACTATACCACTTTTAGAAGATAGTTTTGATATTATTCATTTAGCTATTCCAAACTCTACAAATTTTGATGAGATTATAGATATTTTAGATAAAAAAATGGAGAGTGGAAAAATAAATATTTTAGGATTCTCTTTAGGTGGTTATATTGCTTCATATTTTACTTGTAAAAAACCAAATAGAGTTAAAAGACTTTTTACAGTTAGTGCAACACCTGGAACAACTTCAAAAATTGAGATTGAAAGAAGAGAAAAAAAATTAAATGATTTTCAAGACTCAAAAGAGTTTGGTTTGGAGTTTGAAAAAGCAGTAATGCTTTTAGAAGAGCAAAATCAAAATGATTTAAAGCTTGTAAATATTATGATAAATATGTTTAATGAATTAGGAAGAGATACTTTTATAACTCAATTAAAAAGCACTTTTAATAGAGTAGATTTATTTGATTGCTTGAAAGATAAAGAGATTCCAATTCATATGTTATTTAGTACAAATGATAGATTACTTGATAATCAAGCATTAAATAAACTTTTTAATCAAAAACATAATTTAAAGCTAATAAGTAGAGAAGGAACAAGCCATAATATCCCTCTTGAATTTCCAGAACTATTTGCAAGTAGTGTAAAAAACTGGATGAAATTTTAA
- a CDS encoding NAD(P)/FAD-dependent oxidoreductase: MKYDVIVVGAGAAGFGCTLTLGSANDKFEWAKDRKYLMLDDNKSDLNVGKYFNVAGVESGINGVDLLEKMKTQIKNYPSVELKNSKVIKIEKKDENFKVITENETYEAQIVVLATGLHKFEIECEGVKILNNIFVPKPNNIYLEHKNNIIAPNLYVAGLASGVPTMFSCASGDGVKVACDIFTKYAGKIAVVHDIKS, encoded by the coding sequence ATGAAATATGATGTAATAGTTGTTGGAGCTGGTGCTGCTGGTTTTGGATGTACTTTAACTTTAGGAAGTGCAAATGATAAATTTGAATGGGCAAAAGATAGAAAATATCTTATGCTTGATGACAATAAAAGTGATTTAAATGTTGGAAAATATTTTAATGTTGCTGGAGTTGAAAGTGGAATAAATGGCGTTGATTTACTTGAAAAGATGAAAACTCAAATAAAAAATTATCCAAGTGTTGAGTTAAAAAATTCTAAAGTTATTAAAATAGAAAAAAAAGATGAGAACTTCAAAGTAATCACTGAAAATGAAACTTATGAAGCACAAATTGTTGTTTTAGCAACTGGTTTACATAAATTTGAAATAGAGTGTGAAGGTGTAAAAATTTTAAATAATATTTTTGTACCAAAACCAAATAATATCTACCTTGAACACAAAAACAATATTATTGCTCCAAATTTATATGTAGCTGGACTTGCAAGTGGGGTTCCTACAATGTTCTCTTGTGCAAGTGGTGATGGAGTTAAAGTTGCTTGTGATATATTTACAAAATATGCAGGAAAAATTGCAGTTGTTCACGATATAAAATCTTAA
- a CDS encoding ABC transporter ATP-binding protein: protein MNEKISLKSILKLLFKNKKTLIFGQIFTIIAILLSVPIPLLLPMLVDEVLLDKPAFFVNNIDNLFGSGDVFYYVAIVTSVVIFLRLFHFVFTVINTKIFTRISKLIIFEIREKLLIHLQKVTTNEYESLGSGKIAANLVTDVNTLDNFIVNISSKFLTSTLTLIAVSIVMININLVLGLMILLTQPTIAIISRKIARRTGELKKEENASIEAFQNNISETLELFSQIRASNKEKEFFKTSINKAKNIQKASNEYSYKSVAFEKLSYTMFLFAFEIFRASGLLLVAYSDLSIGLMFAMFGYIWFVMSPIQEILSIQYSLASAKAAISRINKILELPCEKDDGIDLKQEDKLDISIKNLSFSYSKDKANLENISFDIKSGEKIAIIGASGSGKTTLCQIISGFYEKDSGDILYNNISVDKISKKSIRDNIFLVLQMPILFNNTLRFNITMGENIADSKIEEALKIAQMFDVVKKMPNGLDTIVGKMGIRLSGGQRQRLSIARMILANPKLIIFDESTSALDVQTETNLFNDLKKFLKDKTLITIAHRLSTVKNASKIYVLNDGKLVQSGSHKELEEKEGEYLEFVKNQLI from the coding sequence ATGAATGAAAAAATATCTTTAAAATCAATTTTAAAACTACTTTTTAAAAATAAAAAAACTCTAATTTTTGGACAAATATTTACAATAATTGCAATACTTTTATCTGTTCCTATTCCATTATTGCTTCCTATGCTTGTAGATGAAGTTTTACTTGATAAACCTGCGTTCTTTGTAAATAATATAGATAATTTATTTGGAAGTGGTGATGTTTTTTATTATGTTGCTATTGTTACTTCTGTTGTGATTTTCTTACGACTTTTTCATTTTGTTTTTACTGTTATAAATACAAAAATATTTACAAGAATCTCAAAATTGATTATTTTTGAAATAAGAGAAAAACTTTTAATTCATCTTCAAAAAGTTACTACAAATGAGTATGAAAGTCTTGGAAGTGGAAAAATAGCTGCAAATTTAGTAACAGATGTTAATACTTTAGACAATTTTATTGTAAATATCTCAAGTAAATTTTTAACTTCTACTTTAACATTAATTGCTGTTTCTATTGTGATGATAAATATAAATCTTGTTTTAGGGCTTATGATTTTATTAACTCAACCAACAATTGCAATAATATCAAGAAAAATAGCCAGAAGAACAGGAGAACTAAAAAAAGAAGAGAATGCTTCAATAGAAGCTTTTCAAAACAATATAAGCGAAACTTTAGAGCTATTTTCACAAATAAGAGCGAGTAATAAAGAGAAAGAATTTTTCAAAACTTCAATAAATAAAGCAAAAAATATTCAAAAAGCTTCAAATGAATATAGCTATAAGAGTGTTGCATTTGAAAAACTATCTTATACAATGTTTTTATTTGCTTTTGAAATTTTTAGAGCAAGTGGACTTTTACTTGTAGCTTATAGTGATTTATCTATTGGTCTTATGTTTGCAATGTTTGGATATATTTGGTTTGTAATGTCACCAATTCAAGAGATTTTATCAATTCAATACAGTCTTGCAAGTGCAAAAGCTGCTATAAGTAGAATTAACAAAATTTTAGAACTTCCTTGCGAAAAAGATGATGGAATAGATTTAAAACAAGAAGATAAACTGGATATTAGTATAAAGAATCTATCTTTTTCATACTCAAAAGATAAAGCAAATTTAGAAAACATTAGTTTTGATATTAAAAGTGGAGAAAAGATTGCAATTATTGGTGCAAGTGGAAGTGGAAAAACAACTCTTTGCCAGATTATTTCAGGATTTTATGAAAAAGATAGTGGAGATATTTTATACAACAATATTAGTGTAGATAAAATAAGCAAAAAATCTATTAGAGACAATATATTTTTAGTTTTACAAATGCCTATTTTATTTAATAATACTCTTAGATTTAATATAACAATGGGAGAGAATATCGCTGATTCTAAGATAGAAGAGGCTTTAAAGATAGCTCAAATGTTTGATGTTGTAAAAAAAATGCCAAATGGTTTAGATACTATTGTTGGTAAAATGGGAATAAGATTAAGTGGTGGACAAAGACAAAGATTGTCAATCGCAAGAATGATTTTAGCAAATCCAAAACTTATAATTTTTGATGAATCAACTTCAGCTTTAGATGTACAAACAGAGACAAATCTTTTTAATGATCTTAAAAAATTTCTAAAAGACAAGACTCTGATTACAATCGCACATAGATTAAGTACAGTTAAAAATGCATCAAAGATATATGTTTTAAATGATGGAAAACTTGTACAAAGTGGTTCTCATAAAGAGCTTGAAGAGAAAGAAGGAGAATATTTGGAGTTTGTAAAAAATCAACTCATCTAA